In the genome of Megalops cyprinoides isolate fMegCyp1 chromosome 7, fMegCyp1.pri, whole genome shotgun sequence, one region contains:
- the LOC118781211 gene encoding period circadian protein homolog 3-like isoform X3, which yields MLGSSSFLEGAEEEEEEGEEATAESRGRRGRSEHSWDKEGKRMSRSRSRSGRGCQEGDAGPGEAGMLQECEKGAAERGRNDVDMNEGHDSGGGYDRTDSSTNHSSKSSACLTSGKRSVSQGGGFTCSHHNGHTGPITHDTENDGSEQQEQGRKETHREMMQAMQEMKKRLPSEKRGHNKARTVEALNYALSCVKQVQANSEYHRLLMRSGMEAREDATVCSLEELESVTSEHTLKNTGMFVVVFSLTSGRIVYVSEQAPSILSCRRSFLDSVRFVELLHHQDANVFYCHTAQPHLPPWSMGSNRAAVLYECTLVKSFFCRIRGGKDREGLMRYNPFRITPYLLKVQGVDGEQGQPCCLALAERIHSGYEAPRIPLDKRIFTTTHSPGCIFMEVDDRAVPLLGYLPQDLIGTSVLSYLHPEDRTLMLALHRKILKYAGQPPFEHSPIRFRCQNGDYVTLDTSWSSFVNPWSRKVAFVIGRHKVRTGPLNEEVFAIQDKAEDLADHDEIKELQAQIYRLFLQPVHNNGSSGYGSMGSNGSHEPNISMASSSESNGNAWEDTHREPVTLQQICADINKVKSWGQQVYLDSRRKLHPMGRIISGPGAPPPPTSQPMESRVSHAPSHKDSRKQPHIPSYQQINCVDSIMRYLESYKVPPLKRKSESLSIATSSSSSEEDKMPNPAVSSSLRPEEVTMLDAPAGDASAVMAASTAGAVVGAPLTDLSLSTKALSVMSVTSQCSYSSTIVHVPQPESEVTALEDAPMGSEPADPTPPPPRAQASSAVASEELRLVGLTKEVLAAHTQKEEQDYVDRFQHRILQSPYSCYLQQDDSSHAHSQHRGNYAVRPEGGGVTRRGRNRGPKAKRHRMNQSSDSYVSPPERPNVAPVPPLCQTWPRPESTQPRPLLYPFQPPGFTAAGPQWRGSVPSAPMTSLHPGVPPSSMPCGLPLDPGMHGVQTGQVPGAPPPQGAGSYMTPIMAVILPNVPTYPGFPMYSQGVTPLAPAPPLLPQPFNPSSFGPTSFPMTQPLQSAPQAPPSPPPPSSPRPPSVDEDSPQPTHLFSSSRSSSPLQLNLLQEELPKPADSQGGAGREEGLLEPRTKGEGAPNDPNHDTQSTSSELLDLLLQEDARSGTGSNASGSGSGESGGSLGSGSNGSGSNGTSTSHTGSSNSSKYFASNDSSHTSQQVGGEQGDQVAQAAQDRANFEQCVENSLWSLIQNTPEPVMMTYQISPRDQAEVLKEDREKLMLLEPLQPVFTEEQKKELAEVHPWIQQHSLPQEIDTQGCVSCNQAANSPHALRPDASCPLDCPPLDPSPDT from the exons ATGCTGGGCAGCAGCAGCTTTTTAGAgggagctgaggaagaggaggaggaaggggaggaagcGACAGCGGAGTCACGGGGAAGAAGAGGACGCTCTGAACATTCATGGGACAAGGAGGGCAAGAGGATGTCCAGGTCCAGGTCCAGGTCAGGTCGCGGGTGTCAAGAGGGCGATGCTGGGCCAGGGGAAGCAGGCATGCTGCAGGAATGTGAGAAGGGGGCTGCAGAACGTGGCCGGAACGATGTGGACATGAACGAAGGCCACGACTCCGGGGGTGGATACGACCGGACGGATTCCTCCACCAATCATAGCTCCAAGAGTTCAGCATGCCTGACCAGTGGCAAGAG GTCTGTGTCCCAGGGAGGGGGGTTCACCTGTAGCCACCACAATGGGCACACTGGTCCCATCACTCATGACACAGAGAATGATGGCAG TGAGCAGCAAGAGCAGGGGCGGAAGGAAACTCATCGAGAGATGATGCAGGCCATGCAGGAGATGAAGAAAAGGCTGCCATCTGAGAAGCGTGGGCACAACAAGGCCAGAACCGTGGAAGCACTCAACTATGCGCTCAGCTGCGTCAAGCAAGTGCAGG CTAACAGCGAGTATCACAGGCTGCTTATGCGGAGTGGGATGGAAGCGCGAGAAGATGCCACAGTCTGCAGCCTGGAAGAGCTAGAGAGCGTCACCTCAGAGCACACCCTCAAAAATACG GGCATGTTCGTGGTGGTGTTCTCGCTAACTAGCGGCAGGATCGTCTACGTGTCGGAGCAGGCTCCCAGCATCCTTAGCTGCAGGCGGAGTTTCCTGGACTCAGTGCGATTTGTGGAGCTGTTGCACCACCAAGACGCAAACGTCTTCTACTGCCACACTGCGCAGCCCCACCTGCCACCCTGGAGCATGGGGTCCAACAGGG CAGCCGTCCTGTACGAGTGCACTCTGGTCAAGTCCTTCTTCTGCAGGATCAG GGGCGGAAAAGACCGCGAAGGGTTGATGCGCTACAACCCGTTCCGCATCACACCGTACCTGCTGAAGGTCCAGGGCGTGGACGGGGAGCAGGGCCAGCCTTGTTGCCTAGCACTGGCCGAGCGGATACACTCAGGATATGAAG CCCCGAGGATCCCCTTGGACAAACGCATTTTCACCACCACTCACTCACCTGGCTGCATTTTCATGGAGGTGGACGACCG tgctgtgccGTTGCTAGGATACCTCCCTCAGGACCTGATTGGCACCTCCGTGCTAAGCTACCTGCACCCAGAGGACCGAACCCTCATGTTGGCCCTGCATCGAAAGA TCCTGAAGTATGCGGGCCAGCCGCCGTTTGAGCATTCTCCCATCCGCTTCCGCTGTCAGAACGGAGACTACGTCACACTGGACACCAGCTGGTCCAGCTTTGTCAACCCCTGGAGCCGCAAAGTGGCCTTTGTCATCGGCAGGCACAAAGTCCGCAC GGGACCTCTGAATGAGGAAGTGTTTGCCATTCAGGACAAAGCAGAGGATCTCGCTGACCACGATGAGATCAAGGAGCTGCAGGCACAGATCTACAGACTCTTCCTGCAG CCGGTGCACAACAATGGCTCCAGCGGTTATGGCAGTATGGGCAGCAACGGCTCCCATGAGCCCAACATCAGCATGGCATCCTCCAGCGAAAGCAACGGCAACGCGTGGGAGGACACACATCGTGAGCCG gtGACACTGCAGCAGATCTGTGCAGACATAAATAAGGTGAAGAGCTGGGGTCAGCAGGTGTACCTGGATTCTCGACGCAAACTTCACCCCATGGGGAGAATTATTTCTG GTCCTggagctcctcctcctcccacctcccaGCCAATGGAGAGCAGAGTTAGCCATGCCCCTTCTCACAAAGACTCGAGGAAGCAGCCGCACATTCCGTCCTATCAGCAGATCAACTGTGTTGACAGCATCATGAG GTACCTGGAGAGCTACAAAGTTCCACCGCTGAAGCGAAAGAGCGAGTCTCTGTCCATCgctacctcttcctcttcctcagaggAAGACAAGATGCCCAATCCCGCTGTGTCCAGCTCGCTACGCCCTGAAG AAGTGACGATGCTGGACGCACCAGCTGGTGACGCCTCGGCGGTGATGGCAGCCAGCACGGCAGGCGCAGTGGTGGGCGCCCCCCTGACCGACCTCAGCCTGTCCACCAAGGCGCTGAGCGTGATGTCGGTCACCAGCCAGTGCAGCTACAGCAGCACCATCGTGCACGTGCCACAGCCCGAGTCTG AGGTGACGGCCCTGGAGGACGCGCCGATGGGCAGCGAGCCGGccgaccccacccccccgccgcCCCGCGCTCAGGCCAGCTCGGCGGTGGCGTCGGAGGAGCTCCGCCTGGTGGGGCTGACAAAGGAGGTGCTGGCAGCGCACACGCAGAAGGAGGAGCAGGACTACGTGGACCGCTTCCAGCACCGCATCCTGCAGAGCCCCTACAGCTGCTACCTGCAGCAGGACGACAGCAGCCACGCCCACTCGCAGCACCGCG GTAACTACGCCGTCAGGCCAGAGGGGGGCGGTGTCACAAGGAGAGGCAGGAACAGGGGACCCAAAGCAAAGCGTCACAGGATGAATCAGTCATCTGACAGCTACGTCTCCCCTCCCGAGAGGCCCAACGTGGCCCCTGTGCCCCCTCTGTGCCAGACCTGGCCCCGTCCCGAGTCCACACAGCCCCGGCCCCTCCTCTACCCCTTCCAGCCCCCAGGCTTCACGGCGGCAGGGCCACAGTGGAGGGGCTCTGTGCCCTCTGCTCCCATGACCTCCCTCCACCCGGGCGTCCCCCCCAGCAGCATGCCCTGTGGCCTTCCGTTGGATCCAGGCATGCACGGTGTGCAGACAGGGCAGGTGCCTGGTGCACCGCCCCCGCAAGGAGCCGGATCTTACATGACACCCATCATGGCTGTGATCCTGCCCAACGTCCCCACCTATCCCGGCTTCCCCATGTACTCCCAGGGTGTAACCCCACTggcccctgccccgcccctcctcccccaaccCTTCAATCCCTCATCCTTTGGCCCCACCTCCTTCCCCATGACCCAGCCTCTTCAGTCCGCTCCCCAGGCGCCCCCTTCTCCGCCGCCGCCCTCCTCCCCCAGACCCCCCTCGGTGGACGAGGACTCGCCCCAGCCGACCCACCTCTTCTCCAGCTCTCGCTCCAGctcccccctgcagctgaaTCTCCTTCAGGAGGAGCTGCCAAAGCCTGCGGACAGCCAGGGTggggcaggcagagaggagggccTGCTGGAGCCGCGCACCAAGGGG GAGGGTGCTCCCAATGATCCCAACCACGACACCCAGTCCACCTCCAGCgagctgctggacctgctgctgcaggaggacgCCCGCTCCGGCACCGGCTCCAACGCCTCCGGCAGCGGGTCCGGTGAGTCCGGGGGCTCCCTTGGCTCAGGGTCCAACGGGTCCGGGTCCAACGGCACCTCCACCAGCCACACAG gtagcagcaacagcagcaaataCTTCGCCAGCAACGATTCCTCGCATACGTCCCAGCAAGTTGGCGGAGAGCAGGGGGACCAGGTGGCCCAGGCAGCCCAGGACCGGGCCAACTTTGAGCAGTGTGTGGAGAACTCGCTGTGGAGCCTGATTCAGAACACACCAGAGCCTGTCATGATGACCTACCAGATCAGCCCCAG ggacCAGGCTGAGGTTCTAAAGGAGGACCGGGAGAAGCTGATGCTCCTGGAGCCTCTGCAGCCTGTGTTTacagaggagcagaagaagGAGCTGGCAGAGGTGCACCCCTGGatccagcagcacagcctgcCCCAGGAGATCGACACACAG GGCTGTGTGAGCTGTAACCAAGCAGCTAACTCTCCTCACGCTCTGAGACCTGACGCCTCCTGCCCCCTGGACTGCCCCCCGCTGGACCCCAGCCCTGACACCTGA
- the LOC118781211 gene encoding period circadian protein homolog 3-like isoform X1, whose protein sequence is MLGSSSFLEGAEEEEEEGEEATAESRGRRGRSEHSWDKEGKRMSRSRSRSGRGCQEGDAGPGEAGMLQECEKGAAERGRNDVDMNEGHDSGGGYDRTDSSTNHSSKSSACLTSGKRSVSQGGGFTCSHHNGHTGPITHDTENDGSEQQEQGRKETHREMMQAMQEMKKRLPSEKRGHNKARTVEALNYALSCVKQVQANSEYHRLLMRSGMEAREDATVCSLEELESVTSEHTLKNTGMFVVVFSLTSGRIVYVSEQAPSILSCRRSFLDSVRFVELLHHQDANVFYCHTAQPHLPPWSMGSNRAAVLYECTLVKSFFCRIRGGKDREGLMRYNPFRITPYLLKVQGVDGEQGQPCCLALAERIHSGYEAPRIPLDKRIFTTTHSPGCIFMEVDDRAVPLLGYLPQDLIGTSVLSYLHPEDRTLMLALHRKILKYAGQPPFEHSPIRFRCQNGDYVTLDTSWSSFVNPWSRKVAFVIGRHKVRTGPLNEEVFAIQDKAEDLADHDEIKELQAQIYRLFLQPVHNNGSSGYGSMGSNGSHEPNISMASSSESNGNAWEDTHREPVTLQQICADINKVKSWGQQVYLDSRRKLHPMGRIISEGPGAPPPPTSQPMESRVSHAPSHKDSRKQPHIPSYQQINCVDSIMRYLESYKVPPLKRKSESLSIATSSSSSEEDKMPNPAVSSSLRPEEVTMLDAPAGDASAVMAASTAGAVVGAPLTDLSLSTKALSVMSVTSQCSYSSTIVHVPQPESEVTALEDAPMGSEPADPTPPPPRAQASSAVASEELRLVGLTKEVLAAHTQKEEQDYVDRFQHRILQSPYSCYLQQDDSSHAHSQHRGNYAVRPEGGGVTRRGRNRGPKAKRHRMNQSSDSYVSPPERPNVAPVPPLCQTWPRPESTQPRPLLYPFQPPGFTAAGPQWRGSVPSAPMTSLHPGVPPSSMPCGLPLDPGMHGVQTGQVPGAPPPQGAGSYMTPIMAVILPNVPTYPGFPMYSQGVTPLAPAPPLLPQPFNPSSFGPTSFPMTQPLQSAPQAPPSPPPPSSPRPPSVDEDSPQPTHLFSSSRSSSPLQLNLLQEELPKPADSQGGAGREEGLLEPRTKGEGAPNDPNHDTQSTSSELLDLLLQEDARSGTGSNASGSGSGESGGSLGSGSNGSGSNGTSTSHTGSSNSSKYFASNDSSHTSQQVGGEQGDQVAQAAQDRANFEQCVENSLWSLIQNTPEPVMMTYQISPRDQAEVLKEDREKLMLLEPLQPVFTEEQKKELAEVHPWIQQHSLPQEIDTQGCVSCNQAANSPHALRPDASCPLDCPPLDPSPDT, encoded by the exons ATGCTGGGCAGCAGCAGCTTTTTAGAgggagctgaggaagaggaggaggaaggggaggaagcGACAGCGGAGTCACGGGGAAGAAGAGGACGCTCTGAACATTCATGGGACAAGGAGGGCAAGAGGATGTCCAGGTCCAGGTCCAGGTCAGGTCGCGGGTGTCAAGAGGGCGATGCTGGGCCAGGGGAAGCAGGCATGCTGCAGGAATGTGAGAAGGGGGCTGCAGAACGTGGCCGGAACGATGTGGACATGAACGAAGGCCACGACTCCGGGGGTGGATACGACCGGACGGATTCCTCCACCAATCATAGCTCCAAGAGTTCAGCATGCCTGACCAGTGGCAAGAG GTCTGTGTCCCAGGGAGGGGGGTTCACCTGTAGCCACCACAATGGGCACACTGGTCCCATCACTCATGACACAGAGAATGATGGCAG TGAGCAGCAAGAGCAGGGGCGGAAGGAAACTCATCGAGAGATGATGCAGGCCATGCAGGAGATGAAGAAAAGGCTGCCATCTGAGAAGCGTGGGCACAACAAGGCCAGAACCGTGGAAGCACTCAACTATGCGCTCAGCTGCGTCAAGCAAGTGCAGG CTAACAGCGAGTATCACAGGCTGCTTATGCGGAGTGGGATGGAAGCGCGAGAAGATGCCACAGTCTGCAGCCTGGAAGAGCTAGAGAGCGTCACCTCAGAGCACACCCTCAAAAATACG GGCATGTTCGTGGTGGTGTTCTCGCTAACTAGCGGCAGGATCGTCTACGTGTCGGAGCAGGCTCCCAGCATCCTTAGCTGCAGGCGGAGTTTCCTGGACTCAGTGCGATTTGTGGAGCTGTTGCACCACCAAGACGCAAACGTCTTCTACTGCCACACTGCGCAGCCCCACCTGCCACCCTGGAGCATGGGGTCCAACAGGG CAGCCGTCCTGTACGAGTGCACTCTGGTCAAGTCCTTCTTCTGCAGGATCAG GGGCGGAAAAGACCGCGAAGGGTTGATGCGCTACAACCCGTTCCGCATCACACCGTACCTGCTGAAGGTCCAGGGCGTGGACGGGGAGCAGGGCCAGCCTTGTTGCCTAGCACTGGCCGAGCGGATACACTCAGGATATGAAG CCCCGAGGATCCCCTTGGACAAACGCATTTTCACCACCACTCACTCACCTGGCTGCATTTTCATGGAGGTGGACGACCG tgctgtgccGTTGCTAGGATACCTCCCTCAGGACCTGATTGGCACCTCCGTGCTAAGCTACCTGCACCCAGAGGACCGAACCCTCATGTTGGCCCTGCATCGAAAGA TCCTGAAGTATGCGGGCCAGCCGCCGTTTGAGCATTCTCCCATCCGCTTCCGCTGTCAGAACGGAGACTACGTCACACTGGACACCAGCTGGTCCAGCTTTGTCAACCCCTGGAGCCGCAAAGTGGCCTTTGTCATCGGCAGGCACAAAGTCCGCAC GGGACCTCTGAATGAGGAAGTGTTTGCCATTCAGGACAAAGCAGAGGATCTCGCTGACCACGATGAGATCAAGGAGCTGCAGGCACAGATCTACAGACTCTTCCTGCAG CCGGTGCACAACAATGGCTCCAGCGGTTATGGCAGTATGGGCAGCAACGGCTCCCATGAGCCCAACATCAGCATGGCATCCTCCAGCGAAAGCAACGGCAACGCGTGGGAGGACACACATCGTGAGCCG gtGACACTGCAGCAGATCTGTGCAGACATAAATAAGGTGAAGAGCTGGGGTCAGCAGGTGTACCTGGATTCTCGACGCAAACTTCACCCCATGGGGAGAATTATTTCTG AAGGTCCTggagctcctcctcctcccacctcccaGCCAATGGAGAGCAGAGTTAGCCATGCCCCTTCTCACAAAGACTCGAGGAAGCAGCCGCACATTCCGTCCTATCAGCAGATCAACTGTGTTGACAGCATCATGAG GTACCTGGAGAGCTACAAAGTTCCACCGCTGAAGCGAAAGAGCGAGTCTCTGTCCATCgctacctcttcctcttcctcagaggAAGACAAGATGCCCAATCCCGCTGTGTCCAGCTCGCTACGCCCTGAAG AAGTGACGATGCTGGACGCACCAGCTGGTGACGCCTCGGCGGTGATGGCAGCCAGCACGGCAGGCGCAGTGGTGGGCGCCCCCCTGACCGACCTCAGCCTGTCCACCAAGGCGCTGAGCGTGATGTCGGTCACCAGCCAGTGCAGCTACAGCAGCACCATCGTGCACGTGCCACAGCCCGAGTCTG AGGTGACGGCCCTGGAGGACGCGCCGATGGGCAGCGAGCCGGccgaccccacccccccgccgcCCCGCGCTCAGGCCAGCTCGGCGGTGGCGTCGGAGGAGCTCCGCCTGGTGGGGCTGACAAAGGAGGTGCTGGCAGCGCACACGCAGAAGGAGGAGCAGGACTACGTGGACCGCTTCCAGCACCGCATCCTGCAGAGCCCCTACAGCTGCTACCTGCAGCAGGACGACAGCAGCCACGCCCACTCGCAGCACCGCG GTAACTACGCCGTCAGGCCAGAGGGGGGCGGTGTCACAAGGAGAGGCAGGAACAGGGGACCCAAAGCAAAGCGTCACAGGATGAATCAGTCATCTGACAGCTACGTCTCCCCTCCCGAGAGGCCCAACGTGGCCCCTGTGCCCCCTCTGTGCCAGACCTGGCCCCGTCCCGAGTCCACACAGCCCCGGCCCCTCCTCTACCCCTTCCAGCCCCCAGGCTTCACGGCGGCAGGGCCACAGTGGAGGGGCTCTGTGCCCTCTGCTCCCATGACCTCCCTCCACCCGGGCGTCCCCCCCAGCAGCATGCCCTGTGGCCTTCCGTTGGATCCAGGCATGCACGGTGTGCAGACAGGGCAGGTGCCTGGTGCACCGCCCCCGCAAGGAGCCGGATCTTACATGACACCCATCATGGCTGTGATCCTGCCCAACGTCCCCACCTATCCCGGCTTCCCCATGTACTCCCAGGGTGTAACCCCACTggcccctgccccgcccctcctcccccaaccCTTCAATCCCTCATCCTTTGGCCCCACCTCCTTCCCCATGACCCAGCCTCTTCAGTCCGCTCCCCAGGCGCCCCCTTCTCCGCCGCCGCCCTCCTCCCCCAGACCCCCCTCGGTGGACGAGGACTCGCCCCAGCCGACCCACCTCTTCTCCAGCTCTCGCTCCAGctcccccctgcagctgaaTCTCCTTCAGGAGGAGCTGCCAAAGCCTGCGGACAGCCAGGGTggggcaggcagagaggagggccTGCTGGAGCCGCGCACCAAGGGG GAGGGTGCTCCCAATGATCCCAACCACGACACCCAGTCCACCTCCAGCgagctgctggacctgctgctgcaggaggacgCCCGCTCCGGCACCGGCTCCAACGCCTCCGGCAGCGGGTCCGGTGAGTCCGGGGGCTCCCTTGGCTCAGGGTCCAACGGGTCCGGGTCCAACGGCACCTCCACCAGCCACACAG gtagcagcaacagcagcaaataCTTCGCCAGCAACGATTCCTCGCATACGTCCCAGCAAGTTGGCGGAGAGCAGGGGGACCAGGTGGCCCAGGCAGCCCAGGACCGGGCCAACTTTGAGCAGTGTGTGGAGAACTCGCTGTGGAGCCTGATTCAGAACACACCAGAGCCTGTCATGATGACCTACCAGATCAGCCCCAG ggacCAGGCTGAGGTTCTAAAGGAGGACCGGGAGAAGCTGATGCTCCTGGAGCCTCTGCAGCCTGTGTTTacagaggagcagaagaagGAGCTGGCAGAGGTGCACCCCTGGatccagcagcacagcctgcCCCAGGAGATCGACACACAG GGCTGTGTGAGCTGTAACCAAGCAGCTAACTCTCCTCACGCTCTGAGACCTGACGCCTCCTGCCCCCTGGACTGCCCCCCGCTGGACCCCAGCCCTGACACCTGA